Proteins from a genomic interval of Oryctolagus cuniculus chromosome 8, mOryCun1.1, whole genome shotgun sequence:
- the GRSF1 gene encoding G-rich sequence factor 1 isoform X1 encodes MESKTTYLEDLPPLPEYELAPSKIGEEVDDVFLIRAQGLPWSCTVEDVLSFFSDCRIRNGENGIHFLLNRDGKRRGDALIEMESEQDVQKALEKHRMYMGQRYVEVYEINNEDVDALMKSLQVKSSPVVNDGVVRLRGLPYSCNEKDIVDFFAGLNIVDITFVMDYRGRRKTGEAYVQFEEPEMANQALLKHREEIGNRYIEIFPSRRNEVRTHVGSHKGKKMASSPTAKYITEPEVVFEEHEVNEDIRPITAFESEKEIELPKEMSEKLPEAVDLGTTPSLHFVHMRGLPFQANAQDIINFFAPLKPVRITMEYSSSGKATGEADVHFETHEDAVAAMLKDRSHVHHRYIELFLNSCPKGK; translated from the exons GAGTCCAAAACTACCTACCTGGAAGACCTTCCACCGCTCCCTGAGTATGAGTTGGCCCCATCCAAGATAGGAGAGGAAGTGGATGATGTTTTTCTCATTCGAGCTCAAGGATTGCCCTGGTCGTGCACTGTGGAAGATGTGCTTAGCTTTTTCTCAG aCTGCAGAATCCGCAATGGCGAGAATGGAATACACTTCCTCTTAAACAGAGATGGGAAGCGAAGGGGTGATGCCTTAATTGAAATGGAGTCAGAGCAAGATGTGCAGAAGGCCTTAGAGAAGCACCGCATGTACATGGGTCAGCGGTACGTGGAAG TATATGAGATAAACAATGAAGATGTGGATGCCTTAATGAAGAGCCTGCAGGTCAAATCTTCACCTGTGGTAAATGATGGCGTGGTTCGTTTGCGAGGACTTCCTTATAGCTGCAATGAGAAAGACATTGTAGACTTCTTTGCAG GTCTGAATATAGTGGACATTACTTTTGTGATGGACtacagagggaggagaaaaacaGGAGAGGCCTATGTGCAGTTTGAAGAACCCGAGATGGCCAACCAAGCACTGTTGAAACACAGGGAAGAAATTGGTAACCG GTATATAGAGATATTTCCAAGCAGAAGGAATGAAGTTCGAACACACGTTGGCTCTCATAAGGGAAAGAAAATGGCGTCTTCTCCTACTGCTAAATACATAACTGAGCCCGAAGTGGTCTTTGAAGAACATGAAGTAAACGAGGATATTCGCCCCATAACAGCATTTGAAAGTGAGAAGGAAATAG AGTTGCCTAAGGAGATGTCAGAAAAGCTTCCGGAGGCTGTGGATCTGGGAACTACTCCGTCACTGCATTTTGTCCACATGAGAGGACTGCCTTTCCAAGCCAATGCCCAAGACATTATAAAC TTCTTTGCTCCACTGAAGCCTGTGAGGATCACCATGGAGTACAGCTCCAGCGGGAAGGCCACCGGGGAGGCTGACGTGCACTTCGAGACCCACGAGGACGCCGTTGCCGCCATGCTCAAGGACCGGTCCCACGTCC ATCATAGGTATATTGAACTGTTCCTAAATTCATGtccaaaaggaaaataa